One Nicotiana sylvestris chromosome 12, ASM39365v2, whole genome shotgun sequence genomic window carries:
- the LOC104213181 gene encoding ribulose bisphosphate carboxylase/oxygenase activase 2, chloroplastic encodes MATSVSTIGAANKAPLSLNNSVAGTSVPSTAFFGKTLKKVYGKGVSSPKVTNRSLRIAAEEKDADPKKQTDSDRWKGLVQDFSDDQQDIARGKGMVDSLFQAPTGTGTHHAVLQSYEYVSQGLRQYNMDNTLDGFYIAPSFMDKLVVHITKNFLKLPNIKVPLILGVWGGKGQGKSFQCELVFRKMGIKYPLAQSRSSFSREYGMGYFSAVAPAGRMGGTTQYTVNNQMVNATLMNIADNPTNVQLPGMYNKQENARVPIIVTGNDFSTLYAPLIRDGRMEKFYWAPTREDRIGVCKGIFRTDNVPEEAVIKIVDTFPGQSIDFFGALRARVYDDEVRKWVSGTGIEAIGDKLLNSFDGPPTFEQPKMTVEKLLEYGNMLVQEQENVKRVQLAETYLKEAALGDANADAINTGNF; translated from the exons ATGGCTACCTCAGTGTCAACCATTGGAGCTGCCAACAAAGCACCG TTGAGTTTGAACAACTCAGTTGCTGGAACTTCAGTTCCAAGCACAGCCTTCTTTGGCAAAACTTTGAAGAAAGTGTATGGAAAAGGTGTTTCAAGCCCCAAGGTTACAAACAGGAGCTTGAGGATTGCAGCTGAAGAGAAAGATGCCGATCCCAAGAAACAGACCGATAGTGACAGATGGAAGGGTCTTGTTCAAGACTTTTCCGATGATCAACAGGACATCGCCCGGGGTAAGGGTATGGTTGACAGTCTTTTCCAGGCTCCAACAGGTACTGGTACTCACCATGCTGTTTTGCAATCCTACGAATATGTCAGCCAAGGTCTTCGCCA ATACAACATGGACAACACGTTGGACGGATTCTACATCGCTCCTTCTTTCATGGACAAGCTTGTTGTTCACATCACCAAGAACTTCTTGAAATTGCCCAACATCAAG GTTCCACTCATTTTGGGTGTCTGGGGAGGCAAAGGTCAAGGTAAATCTTTCCAGTGTGAGCTTGTCTTCAGAAAGATGGGAATCAA GTACCCTCTTGCTCAAAGTCGTTCGAGCTTTTCCAGGGAGTATGGCATGGGTTACTTCAGCGCCGTAGCGCCTG CTGGTAGAATGGGTGGAACTACCCAATACACTGTCAACAACCAGATGGTGAATGCCACTCTCATGAACATTGCTGATAACCCGACAAACGTCCAGCTCCCCGGTATGTACAACAAGCAAGAGAACGCCAGAGTCCCCATTATTGTCACTGGTAACGACTTCTCCACATTGTATGCTCCTCTTATCCGTGATGGTCGTATGGAGAAGTTCTATTGGGCACCAACTAGGGAAGATAGAATTGGTGTTTGCAAGGGTATTTTCAGGACCGACAACGTGCCTGAGGAAGCCGTTATAAAGATTGTCGATACCTTCCCTGGACAATCTATTG ACTTCTTTGGTGCTCTGAGGGCACGAGTATACGATGATGAGGTGAGGAAATGGGTTTCAGGCACTGGAATTGAAGCTATTGGGGACAAACTTCTGAACTCTTTCGACGGACCCCCAACTTTTGAGCAACCAAAAATGACTGTTGAGAAGCTCCTTGAGTATGGTAACATGCTTGTTCAAGAGCAAGAAAACGTGAAGAGAGTTCAGTTGGCTGAAACATATCTTAAAGAGGCAGCACTTGGAGATGCAAATGCCGATGCCATCAACACTGGAAACTTCTAA